A window from Listeria seeligeri serovar 1/2b str. SLCC3954 encodes these proteins:
- a CDS encoding ABC transporter ATP-binding protein yields MTEQKEKLLEIHNLKQYFNKGTASEVRAVDDISFDIYKGETLGLVGESGCGKSTTGRTIIRLYDATGGEVIYNGKDVHARKSRKEMLEFRRKMQMIFQDPYASLNPRMKVKDIIAEGIRIHELAKTPEETNKQVYDLLETVGLSKEHAGRYPHEFSGGQRQRIGIARALAVQPEFIIADEPISALDVSIQAQVVNLLRQLQKEKNLTYLFIAHDLSMVKYISDRIGVMYFGKLVELAPANDLYHAPLHPYTESLLSAIPLPDPNYERTRVRKTYDPTSHNYKDGDEIKMREIAPGHFVYCSEEEEVMYKEKHAKLTAAVK; encoded by the coding sequence ATGACTGAACAAAAAGAGAAATTATTAGAAATTCATAATCTAAAGCAATACTTTAACAAAGGTACTGCAAGTGAAGTACGTGCTGTTGATGATATTTCTTTTGACATTTATAAAGGTGAAACACTTGGATTAGTTGGAGAATCTGGTTGTGGTAAATCAACCACTGGACGTACTATTATTCGTTTGTATGATGCGACTGGCGGAGAAGTTATTTACAACGGTAAAGATGTGCATGCACGTAAGAGCCGTAAAGAGATGCTTGAGTTCCGTCGTAAAATGCAAATGATTTTCCAAGATCCATATGCGTCTTTAAACCCGCGTATGAAAGTTAAAGATATCATTGCTGAGGGTATCCGCATTCATGAGCTTGCTAAAACTCCAGAAGAAACGAATAAACAAGTATATGATTTACTTGAAACAGTTGGTTTAAGTAAAGAACATGCTGGTCGTTATCCTCATGAATTCTCTGGTGGCCAACGTCAACGTATCGGTATCGCTCGTGCGCTTGCTGTACAACCAGAATTTATCATTGCTGATGAGCCTATTTCCGCACTTGATGTATCTATTCAAGCACAAGTAGTTAACTTATTACGCCAATTACAAAAAGAAAAAAATCTAACCTACTTGTTTATCGCCCATGATTTATCAATGGTTAAATATATTAGTGATCGAATCGGCGTAATGTATTTTGGTAAATTAGTCGAGCTAGCACCGGCAAATGATTTATATCATGCGCCATTGCATCCATATACTGAATCACTTTTATCCGCAATTCCTTTGCCAGATCCAAATTATGAACGGACACGTGTGCGTAAAACATATGATCCAACTTCTCATAATTATAAAGACGGCGATGAAATTAAAATGCGTGAAATCGCTCCTGGACATTTTGTTTATTGTTCAGAAGAAGAAGAAGTTATGTATAAAGAAAAACATGCTAAGTTAACAGCAGCAGTAAAATAA
- a CDS encoding ABC transporter ATP-binding protein, whose product MEKLLEVKDLNISFHTYAGEVKAIRGVNFDLYKGETLAIVGESGSGKSVTTKSIMRLLPEGNSEIKSGQILFNGMDIAKAHEKEMQKIRGKDIAMIFQDPMTSLNPTMTIGKQISEPLIKHQKISKAEARKTALRLLQLVGIPNAEERIKQYPHQFSGGMRQRVVIAISLACNPQILIADEPTTALDVTIQAQILDLMKDLQKKIDTSIIFITHDLGVVANVADRVAVMYGGKIVEIGTVDEIFYNPQHPYTWGLISSMPTLDTDDEELFVIPGTPPDLLHPPKGDAFAARNKYAMQIDLEEEPPLFKVSDTHYAATWLLHPDAPEVTPPDAVLRRQEQFAELHPGMQAVHAKGVEVE is encoded by the coding sequence ATGGAAAAGCTATTAGAAGTTAAAGATTTAAATATTTCATTCCACACGTATGCCGGAGAAGTAAAGGCGATTCGTGGAGTTAATTTTGATTTATATAAAGGTGAAACATTAGCAATTGTTGGAGAATCTGGTTCTGGTAAATCAGTTACAACAAAATCAATTATGCGTTTACTTCCAGAGGGTAATTCAGAAATTAAAAGCGGTCAAATTTTGTTTAATGGAATGGATATTGCAAAAGCACACGAAAAAGAAATGCAAAAAATTCGTGGGAAAGATATAGCGATGATTTTCCAAGATCCAATGACATCATTAAATCCAACAATGACTATTGGTAAGCAAATTTCTGAACCACTTATTAAACACCAAAAAATCAGCAAAGCAGAAGCTCGTAAAACAGCTCTACGTTTGCTTCAATTAGTTGGTATTCCAAATGCAGAAGAACGGATTAAACAATATCCTCACCAATTTTCTGGTGGGATGCGTCAACGGGTTGTTATTGCGATTTCGCTAGCTTGTAATCCACAAATTCTTATTGCTGATGAGCCAACAACTGCGCTTGATGTAACAATTCAAGCACAAATTTTAGATTTGATGAAAGATTTGCAGAAAAAAATTGATACATCTATTATTTTTATCACACATGACCTTGGTGTTGTAGCAAATGTGGCAGACCGTGTTGCTGTTATGTATGGTGGTAAAATTGTTGAAATAGGTACAGTTGATGAAATTTTCTACAACCCGCAACATCCATATACATGGGGATTAATTAGTTCTATGCCTACACTTGATACAGACGATGAAGAATTGTTTGTTATTCCAGGTACGCCTCCAGATTTGCTTCATCCTCCAAAAGGAGATGCATTTGCGGCGCGTAATAAATATGCAATGCAAATTGACCTTGAAGAAGAGCCACCACTATTTAAGGTGTCTGATACACATTATGCGGCTACATGGTTGCTTCACCCAGATGCACCAGAAGTAACGCCTCCTGATGCTGTATTACGTCGCCAAGAACAGTTTGCGGAACTTCATCCTGGCATGCAAGCTGTCCATGCGAAAGGGGTAGAAGTAGAATGA
- the opp3C gene encoding oligopeptide ABC transporter permease, which yields MAEHKIAKERFQPAHILDAEAEKINRPSLTFMQDSWLRIRKNKAALVSLIVLALVIIMAIFGPYMSQNLGPDHNINRQITENASLPPKVQGFDNMPFWNGHQSIGGEDVDIYKQNNIKEGTYYWLGSDTLGRDQFARIWAGTRVSLIIAVVAALCDLVIGVAYGLISGYVGGRVDNFMQRVLEVIGAIPNLVVVILMMLVLEPGIASIIIAIAMTSWITMARVVRGQVLKLKNQEFVMASMTLGESTPKILIKHLIPNISGIIIINIMFSIPSAIFFEAFLSFIGLGLPAPAASLGVLVNDGYKTLQVLPYMILYPCIVLCIIMIAFNLIADGLRDAFDPKMRD from the coding sequence ATGGCAGAACATAAAATTGCAAAAGAAAGATTCCAACCAGCGCACATTCTGGATGCAGAAGCAGAGAAAATTAATCGTCCAAGTTTAACTTTTATGCAAGATTCTTGGCTTCGAATTCGTAAAAATAAAGCGGCGTTAGTTTCTCTAATTGTTTTAGCGCTTGTAATAATCATGGCGATTTTTGGTCCTTACATGTCACAAAATTTAGGTCCTGATCATAATATTAATAGACAAATCACTGAAAATGCTAGTTTGCCTCCAAAAGTACAAGGTTTTGACAATATGCCATTTTGGAATGGTCATCAGTCTATTGGTGGAGAAGATGTAGATATTTATAAACAAAACAATATTAAAGAAGGTACTTATTACTGGTTAGGTAGTGATACGCTCGGTCGTGACCAATTTGCTCGTATTTGGGCAGGTACTCGTGTATCTCTAATTATTGCTGTTGTTGCAGCACTCTGTGACCTTGTAATCGGGGTTGCTTACGGTCTGATTTCTGGTTATGTTGGTGGTCGTGTAGATAACTTTATGCAACGTGTACTAGAAGTTATTGGAGCAATCCCTAACTTAGTTGTTGTTATCTTGATGATGTTAGTTCTCGAACCAGGCATTGCTTCAATTATCATAGCGATTGCGATGACGAGTTGGATAACAATGGCCAGGGTCGTCCGGGGGCAAGTCTTAAAACTTAAGAATCAAGAATTTGTTATGGCTTCCATGACTCTTGGTGAATCTACCCCGAAAATTCTTATAAAACATTTAATACCAAATATTTCTGGGATTATTATTATTAACATTATGTTTAGTATTCCTAGTGCGATTTTCTTTGAAGCCTTTTTAAGTTTTATTGGATTAGGTCTTCCAGCGCCAGCCGCATCTCTAGGTGTCTTGGTCAATGATGGATATAAAACATTGCAAGTATTGCCGTATATGATACTTTATCCTTGTATCGTGTTATGTATTATCATGATTGCATTCAACCTTATTGCAGACGGCTTACGCGATGCCTTCGATCCTAAAATGCGCGATTAA
- the opp3b gene encoding oligopeptide ABC transporter permease gives MVKYTLKRVLYMLITLFIIASVTFVLMKFLPGTPYRNQEKLSDEQIHMMNEKYGLNDSIPVQYFNYMTGLVKGDLGVSFQLDNRPVSEILGALIGPSVQLALEAMVFGVIFGILLGVIAAMYQNRWPDYTSTFIAILGKSVPSFVFATVLQYVFAAKLQWFPVAGWGTFADTILPAFALAMFPLATAARFMRTELIDVFASDYVLLAKAKGNSRTEVAVKHAIRNALIPLITVLGPLSVALMTGSLVIENIYSIPGIGSQFVSSIQTNDYPVIMGTTILFAVMLVFIILVVDILYGLIDPRIRVSGGRK, from the coding sequence ATGGTTAAATATACGTTAAAAAGAGTATTATACATGCTTATAACGTTATTCATCATAGCTTCAGTTACATTTGTTCTAATGAAATTCTTACCTGGTACGCCTTACCGTAATCAGGAGAAACTATCTGATGAACAAATTCACATGATGAATGAAAAATACGGACTAAATGATTCTATTCCAGTCCAATACTTTAATTACATGACAGGTTTGGTAAAAGGAGACTTAGGAGTTTCTTTCCAGCTTGATAATAGACCAGTGTCTGAAATTTTGGGTGCACTGATTGGTCCATCTGTCCAATTAGCACTAGAGGCAATGGTTTTTGGTGTTATATTTGGGATTTTATTAGGGGTGATAGCGGCCATGTATCAGAATAGGTGGCCGGATTATACGAGTACATTTATAGCGATATTAGGGAAGTCTGTTCCTTCCTTTGTATTTGCAACAGTTTTGCAATATGTCTTTGCTGCAAAACTACAATGGTTCCCAGTAGCAGGGTGGGGGACGTTTGCTGATACTATTCTGCCAGCATTTGCACTTGCGATGTTCCCGCTTGCCACAGCAGCTCGTTTTATGAGAACAGAACTAATCGACGTCTTTGCATCTGATTATGTTTTACTAGCGAAAGCAAAAGGAAATAGCAGAACTGAAGTAGCAGTAAAGCATGCCATTCGTAATGCACTTATTCCTTTAATTACCGTTTTAGGGCCATTGTCTGTCGCTTTAATGACGGGGTCTCTTGTTATTGAGAACATTTACAGTATTCCAGGTATTGGTAGTCAGTTCGTTTCTTCCATACAAACAAATGATTATCCAGTAATCATGGGAACTACAATTTTATTTGCTGTTATGTTAGTATTTATTATCTTAGTAGTGGATATTCTTTACGGATTGATTGATCCTCGAATCCGTGTGTCTGGAGGTAGAAAATAA
- a CDS encoding peptide ABC transporter substrate-binding protein, producing MKKSKLFLTLGLTLLLSLVLVACGGGSDSKSDDKKGSDSGKASGEQVLNLTESALIPSADSTKADDQVGLNVVNQTNEGLYALNKDGIPAIAGAAEEPKISDDKTVYTIKLREDAKWSNGDPVTANDYVYSWRRAVDPNTAATYSYLFAAIKNGEDIVAGKKKPEELGIKAVDDYTLEVTLSKPTAYINSLFAFPTFFPLNEKFVTEKGEKYAQNSDNMLFNGPFELKDWTGTNKKWTYVKNDSYWDKDKVKLKQINVQVVQDSGTGLNLYNTDKVDRTVLSADYAAQNKNNKDYVTVNDSSTFYIKFNQKRNGKDTVFANKNIRKAIALAIDKQSYTDTVLKNGSKPANNLVPEGFTFDPGNKEDYTKESGPHLEYDVKEAQKAWKAGLKELGVSEITVEFTSDDTENARKSSEFIQDQLQKNLDGLTVKLKNVPFKVRLQNDQNQDYDFSMSGWGPDYQDPSTFLDLFVTDGAQNRMSYSNKDYDKILNDASVTYAADEQKRWDEMVKAEQILLTDDVAVQPLYQRSTAYLQKDYIKNLQKNPFGPDYTYKETYLTK from the coding sequence GTGAAAAAATCTAAATTATTTCTTACACTTGGATTAACACTATTACTAAGCTTAGTCTTGGTAGCATGCGGAGGCGGATCTGATTCCAAATCTGACGACAAAAAAGGCTCAGACTCAGGAAAAGCTTCAGGAGAGCAAGTACTTAACTTGACAGAAAGTGCATTAATTCCTTCTGCAGACAGCACAAAAGCGGATGACCAAGTTGGTTTAAATGTTGTTAACCAAACAAACGAAGGTCTATATGCGCTTAATAAAGACGGTATTCCTGCCATTGCAGGTGCTGCTGAAGAGCCAAAAATAAGTGATGACAAAACTGTTTATACAATCAAACTTCGTGAAGATGCTAAATGGTCAAACGGAGATCCTGTAACTGCAAACGATTATGTTTACTCATGGCGTCGTGCGGTTGACCCTAATACCGCTGCAACATATTCTTACCTATTTGCTGCAATCAAAAACGGTGAAGACATTGTTGCTGGTAAGAAAAAACCTGAAGAATTAGGAATTAAAGCAGTAGATGACTACACTTTAGAAGTTACTCTATCAAAACCAACTGCTTACATTAATTCACTATTTGCATTCCCAACTTTCTTCCCACTTAACGAAAAATTCGTTACGGAAAAAGGCGAAAAATATGCACAAAATAGTGATAACATGTTATTCAACGGACCTTTCGAGTTGAAAGACTGGACTGGAACAAACAAAAAATGGACTTACGTAAAAAATGATAGCTACTGGGATAAAGACAAAGTTAAGTTGAAACAAATCAACGTACAAGTTGTTCAAGATTCCGGTACTGGACTTAACTTATACAACACTGACAAAGTTGACCGTACAGTATTAAGTGCTGATTATGCGGCTCAAAACAAAAACAATAAAGACTATGTTACAGTGAACGATTCTTCTACTTTCTACATTAAATTTAACCAAAAACGTAATGGTAAAGATACAGTATTTGCAAACAAAAACATCCGTAAAGCAATTGCACTTGCGATTGACAAGCAATCGTATACTGATACAGTTCTTAAAAACGGATCAAAACCTGCAAATAACCTTGTACCAGAAGGATTTACTTTTGACCCAGGTAACAAAGAAGATTATACAAAAGAATCCGGTCCACATTTGGAATATGATGTGAAAGAAGCACAAAAAGCATGGAAAGCTGGCTTGAAAGAACTTGGAGTTTCCGAAATTACAGTTGAATTCACTAGTGATGATACTGAAAATGCAAGAAAATCTTCTGAATTCATTCAAGATCAACTACAAAAGAACTTAGATGGTCTTACAGTTAAACTGAAAAACGTACCATTTAAAGTTCGTTTACAAAATGACCAAAACCAAGATTATGATTTCTCAATGAGCGGCTGGGGTCCTGACTATCAAGATCCATCCACTTTCCTTGATTTATTCGTAACTGATGGTGCACAAAACAGAATGAGTTATTCTAACAAAGATTATGACAAGATTTTAAATGATGCTTCTGTAACTTATGCAGCTGACGAACAAAAACGTTGGGATGAAATGGTTAAAGCAGAACAAATCCTACTTACGGATGATGTAGCAGTTCAACCACTTTATCAACGTTCTACTGCATACTTGCAAAAAGACTACATTAAAAACTTGCAAAAAAATCCATTTGGTCCTGATTACACTTACAAAGAAACATACTTGACTAAATAA
- a CDS encoding DUF3899 domain-containing protein, whose amino-acid sequence MFLRISIYTLIQEAIIFGILLFGNTGVSLTGYIDISFLVALITLLVGLFVYIMRSGFLDRVHNGFRNISRKIKREEENEFSDMLLSELVGLQYAGILISALLVMLTSILCLFL is encoded by the coding sequence ATGTTTTTACGTATTTCGATTTACACATTGATTCAAGAAGCCATTATTTTTGGAATCCTTCTTTTTGGTAATACTGGAGTTAGTTTGACTGGTTATATTGATATTTCTTTTCTTGTAGCATTAATTACTTTGCTCGTCGGATTGTTTGTTTATATAATGAGAAGCGGCTTTTTAGACCGGGTTCATAATGGCTTTCGAAATATTTCTCGTAAAATTAAGCGTGAAGAAGAAAATGAGTTTTCCGATATGCTACTCTCAGAACTTGTAGGGCTTCAATATGCTGGAATTTTAATTAGCGCTCTTCTTGTTATGCTAACGAGTATTTTATGTTTATTTTTATGA
- the trpS gene encoding tryptophan--tRNA ligase → MKKVIFSGIQPSGQLTLGNYIGALKQFGQFQDEYECFYCIVDEHAITVPQDRLKLRQQTRNLAALYLAVGLDPEKATLFIQSEVAAHAQAAWILQCNVYIGELERMTQFKDKSDGKAGVSAGLLTYPPLMAADILLYQTNLVPVGEDQKQHIELTRDLAERFNKKHADIFTMPEVFIPKQGARVMSLQDPTKKMSKSDANLKNAIFLLDPPATITKKIKSAVTDSSGIIEYNKEEKPGISNLLTIYSVITGETIASIEEKYVGKGYGDFKTDLAGIVVAELSPIQERYHAYLESEELDDILDAGAEKAARVANKTLKKMENGVGLGRKRRK, encoded by the coding sequence ATGAAAAAAGTAATATTTTCGGGAATTCAACCTAGTGGGCAACTTACTTTAGGTAATTATATCGGAGCTTTAAAGCAATTTGGGCAATTTCAAGATGAGTATGAGTGTTTTTATTGTATTGTTGATGAACACGCGATTACGGTCCCTCAAGATCGATTAAAATTGCGCCAACAGACTAGAAATTTAGCAGCATTATACTTAGCTGTTGGACTAGACCCTGAAAAAGCAACCTTATTTATCCAATCAGAAGTTGCAGCCCATGCACAGGCAGCGTGGATTTTACAATGTAATGTCTATATTGGTGAATTAGAACGGATGACGCAATTCAAAGATAAATCTGATGGGAAAGCGGGTGTTAGCGCCGGACTTTTGACCTATCCCCCTTTAATGGCTGCAGATATATTACTGTACCAAACTAATTTAGTTCCTGTTGGTGAAGATCAAAAGCAACATATTGAATTAACTCGAGATTTAGCAGAGCGATTTAATAAAAAACATGCTGATATTTTTACAATGCCAGAAGTTTTTATTCCTAAACAAGGCGCACGAGTAATGTCTCTACAAGACCCAACGAAGAAAATGAGTAAATCTGATGCTAATTTAAAAAATGCTATCTTCTTACTCGATCCACCAGCAACGATTACTAAAAAAATTAAGAGCGCCGTTACTGACTCTAGTGGAATTATTGAATATAACAAAGAAGAAAAACCTGGTATTTCTAACTTATTAACCATTTATTCCGTTATTACAGGAGAAACTATTGCTAGCATTGAAGAAAAATATGTTGGCAAAGGCTATGGCGATTTTAAAACTGATTTAGCTGGAATTGTCGTTGCAGAACTTAGCCCAATCCAAGAAAGATATCATGCTTACTTAGAATCCGAAGAACTAGATGATATTTTGGATGCCGGAGCAGAAAAAGCTGCTCGTGTTGCTAACAAGACATTGAAGAAAATGGAAAATGGCGTAGGACTTGGTCGAAAACGCAGAAAATAG
- a CDS encoding organic hydroperoxide resistance protein produces MKKLYETTVINTGGRSGEVHSPDNVFYFDIAAPKELGGDGGGGTNPEQLFAAGYGACFNSALELVLGKAGIDAKSTVTATVSLYSDPEDNGFKIGVLLEGTIEGLDEEKTEDLLKKAHEVCPYSKATRGNIDVEIKVG; encoded by the coding sequence ATGAAAAAATTGTATGAAACAACAGTTATTAACACTGGCGGAAGAAGTGGAGAAGTGCATTCGCCAGATAACGTATTTTATTTTGACATTGCTGCACCAAAAGAACTTGGTGGAGATGGTGGCGGCGGAACAAACCCAGAACAATTATTTGCAGCTGGATATGGCGCTTGCTTCAATAGTGCGTTAGAATTAGTACTCGGAAAAGCAGGTATTGACGCAAAAAGCACAGTGACAGCGACTGTAAGCTTATATAGTGACCCAGAAGATAACGGCTTTAAAATTGGCGTGTTATTAGAAGGAACTATCGAAGGACTGGACGAAGAAAAAACAGAGGATCTACTAAAAAAAGCGCATGAAGTTTGCCCATATTCAAAAGCTACTCGCGGTAACATAGATGTGGAAATTAAAGTAGGATAA
- a CDS encoding MarR family winged helix-turn-helix transcriptional regulator, with protein MDTNQRILEEQLCFSVYSASKQFTRLYREALEPFQLTYPQYITLLILWEGKEQMVSELGARLALDSGTLTPMLKRMEHLGYVTRSRHPEDERRVYIKPTEKAVKIQPAVLESVDKCLHLLGFDEQEYTQLLTKIQTLTKQLGGIENEKIV; from the coding sequence GTGGACACGAACCAGCGCATATTAGAAGAGCAGCTTTGTTTTTCTGTTTACAGTGCATCCAAACAATTTACGAGACTATATCGTGAAGCACTAGAACCATTTCAACTGACCTACCCGCAGTACATTACATTACTGATATTATGGGAAGGAAAAGAACAAATGGTATCTGAACTTGGCGCTAGACTTGCCTTAGATAGTGGCACGTTAACTCCAATGTTAAAGCGGATGGAGCATTTAGGATATGTCACACGGAGTCGTCATCCGGAAGACGAACGACGCGTGTATATTAAGCCAACAGAAAAAGCAGTAAAAATACAACCTGCTGTGCTAGAAAGCGTGGACAAATGCCTTCATTTACTAGGATTCGATGAACAAGAATACACACAATTACTTACAAAGATTCAAACGTTAACTAAACAATTAGGAGGAATAGAAAATGAAAAAATTGTATGA
- the fabF gene encoding beta-ketoacyl-ACP synthase II codes for MDRRRVVVTGIGAVTPIGNDAETSWENAKKGVNGVSEMTRLNPDDFPVKIAAELKDFDVEKYLEKKEARKMDRFTHYAIASAEMAVQDSGLIIDDSNATRVGVWIGSGIGGMETFETQFEVFLNRGHRRVSPFFVPMMIPDMGSGQVSIRFGAKGINSTTVTACATATNSIGDAFKVIERGDADAMITGGAEAPITKMSLAGFTANKALSLNPDPETACRPFDKDRDGFIIGEGAGIVILEEYEHAKARGAKIYAEIVGYGATGDAYHITAPAPGGEGAARAMQMAIDDAGLTPDKVDYINAHGTSTPYNDEYETQAIKTVFGESAKKLAISSTKSMTGHTLGASGGIEAIFAVLSIRDNIIAPTIHLKNQDEVCDLDYVPNEARETEVNVAMSNSFGFGGHNATLVFKKVEE; via the coding sequence ATGGATAGAAGAAGAGTGGTTGTTACTGGTATTGGAGCCGTTACACCTATTGGGAATGATGCGGAAACTTCTTGGGAAAACGCAAAAAAAGGTGTTAATGGTGTTTCAGAAATGACAAGACTTAATCCGGATGACTTTCCGGTTAAAATTGCAGCAGAATTGAAAGATTTTGATGTTGAAAAATATTTAGAGAAAAAAGAAGCGCGTAAAATGGACCGCTTTACCCATTATGCAATCGCTAGTGCCGAAATGGCTGTTCAAGATTCCGGCTTAATTATTGATGATTCTAATGCTACTCGTGTTGGCGTTTGGATTGGTTCAGGTATTGGTGGAATGGAAACATTCGAGACACAATTTGAAGTTTTCTTAAATCGTGGTCATCGTCGTGTTAGTCCATTTTTCGTACCAATGATGATTCCAGATATGGGTTCAGGTCAAGTGTCTATTCGTTTTGGAGCAAAAGGAATTAACTCCACAACCGTTACTGCTTGTGCTACTGCAACGAATTCAATCGGTGATGCTTTCAAAGTAATTGAGCGTGGAGATGCAGACGCAATGATTACTGGTGGAGCAGAAGCACCAATCACAAAAATGTCATTAGCTGGCTTCACTGCCAATAAAGCTTTATCTTTAAACCCTGATCCAGAAACTGCTTGCCGCCCATTTGATAAAGACCGTGATGGCTTTATTATTGGTGAAGGTGCAGGGATTGTTATTTTAGAAGAATACGAACATGCAAAAGCTCGTGGCGCCAAAATCTATGCTGAAATTGTTGGATATGGTGCAACAGGTGATGCATACCATATTACAGCCCCAGCTCCAGGAGGCGAAGGTGCTGCACGTGCTATGCAGATGGCAATTGACGACGCAGGACTTACTCCTGACAAAGTAGATTACATTAACGCGCATGGTACTAGTACGCCTTACAACGATGAATATGAAACACAAGCAATTAAAACAGTCTTTGGAGAATCCGCTAAAAAATTAGCTATTAGTTCTACCAAGTCAATGACAGGACATACGCTAGGTGCTTCAGGCGGTATTGAAGCTATCTTCGCAGTACTAAGTATTCGTGATAATATCATTGCGCCAACAATTCACTTGAAAAATCAAGATGAAGTTTGTGACTTGGATTATGTTCCAAATGAAGCTCGTGAAACAGAAGTAAATGTTGCAATGTCTAACTCTTTTGGCTTTGGTGGCCATAATGCGACACTAGTATTTAAAAAAGTTGAAGAATAA
- the fabH gene encoding 3-oxoacyl-ACP synthase III FabH — protein sequence MNAGILGVGKYVPERILTNFDLEKMMETSDEWIRTRTGIEERRIARDDEYTHDLAYEAAKKAIKNAGLTPDDIDLFIVATVTQEATFPSVANIIQDRLGAKNAAGMDVEAACAGFTFGVVTAAQFIKTGAYKNIVVVGADKLSKITNWDDRATAVLFGDGAGAIVMGPVSDNHGLLSFDLGSDGSGGKYLNLDENKKIYMNGREVFRFAVRQMGEASLRVLERAGLEKEDLDLLIPHQANIRIMEASRERLNLPEEKLMKTVHKYGNTSSSSIALALVDAVEEGRIKDDDNVLLVGFGGGLTWGALIIRWGK from the coding sequence ACCTGAAAGAATATTAACAAATTTCGATTTAGAAAAAATGATGGAAACATCTGATGAGTGGATTCGAACTCGTACTGGTATTGAAGAACGAAGAATTGCTCGTGATGATGAATATACACATGATTTAGCATATGAAGCTGCCAAAAAAGCAATAAAAAATGCTGGATTAACACCAGATGATATTGATTTATTTATCGTAGCAACTGTTACCCAAGAAGCAACTTTCCCATCTGTTGCGAATATTATTCAAGACCGTTTAGGCGCGAAAAACGCTGCTGGAATGGATGTAGAGGCTGCATGTGCTGGTTTTACTTTCGGCGTTGTGACGGCTGCGCAATTTATCAAAACAGGGGCATATAAAAATATCGTAGTAGTTGGTGCAGATAAACTATCGAAAATCACTAACTGGGATGATCGTGCAACTGCAGTTCTTTTCGGTGACGGAGCTGGTGCTATTGTTATGGGGCCAGTATCTGATAATCATGGTTTACTTTCCTTTGATTTAGGTTCAGATGGATCTGGTGGAAAATACTTGAATCTGGACGAAAATAAAAAAATATACATGAATGGTCGCGAAGTATTTCGCTTTGCTGTTCGTCAAATGGGAGAAGCATCTCTACGTGTACTCGAAAGGGCTGGACTTGAAAAAGAAGATTTAGACTTGCTAATTCCTCACCAAGCTAATATTCGTATTATGGAAGCATCTCGTGAACGTTTGAATTTACCTGAAGAGAAATTAATGAAAACAGTTCATAAATACGGTAATACATCTTCTTCTTCTATTGCGCTTGCTTTAGTAGATGCAGTTGAAGAAGGACGTATAAAAGATGATGATAATGTGTTGCTAGTTGGCTTTGGCGGCGGGCTAACATGGGGCGCTCTAATTATCCGTTGGGGCAAATAA